The segment ATCGTGGAAGCTGCCATCGCCTCGCTGAATGTAGCCGAGATTTTCGAATTGACCGCCACATCAGTGGTGTCTGCTGCCGGAAAAACATTGACTACCATGGGTTCGCTGGTGTCCTGGGCCGGATCAGCCGCCTTGAGTGAACCTGCCAGTTCGTTGTAGGTGGCACCGTTTACTTTGAGGTTTAGGTCGAAAATCAGGCGGTAATTGTACGATGAGCCGTTGGCGATCATGCCGTTGACCGTACTGAACAGTGTCCTGGCCATCGGAGCTGTCATGTTCAGATTTACTGTGTTGCCTGAGGCTGTAAAGATCCCTTTTTCCGAATTGTTGTAAGTGGCGGAAACTGTTGCGCCGTTTTTTCTGTAATTGACTGAAACCTTGGCTTCTTCAGGGATTGTGAAGGAGCTGTCATTCAGAACGTAGGAAAGGTCGGAAAGCTCGATTGTAGCGCTGCTGCCTGCATCGTAGAACACGACTCTCAGCGGAGTGGTGAAATTCTTGCTGAGGGCCGTAAAAGTGGCGCAGAATACCGGGGTGGCGACTGTTTCGCTCTGCGGGATCCTGAAAGTCGGAGATCCTGTCAGAGTTACCACTCCGTTGTTGTTGGCTCCCATTGTCACCACTGTATCGTTGATGGCGGAAATCGTGAATGTCGGATAGAGTTCTGAATCTGCAACAACGGAATTGTTGTTGGTCAGACTGGTAAAAGTGTCTTTGGTGGTATCAATCGTCGCATTGCCGGTGATAGTAGCTACATTGTAGGTTGTGGTAGGAACCGCGATCTTGGCCACTTCATCCATCAGGGTTTCATTTGTCAGGCTGTGGAGAGCGCAGATGTCTGCGAGACCCGTAGCAGTGTTGGCTGCTGTAGCGCTGTCAAGGTCGGAAGTGGTAAAGCCGAGGCGGTCTGCCACTGTGGCCTGGGCCTGGGAGACTGCGGGGATATTGATCGTGGCCTGGTTGAAGTTGGAGCCTTCCAGTTTGTCAGCGATAATGGAAACCATCCCGTGGATCGTGGTCGCCTTGGACAGGTCTGAGCCGGTAATGCCTGCACCTGTATTGAGCAGGGACATGCTTGCAATTGTAGTGGGCAGAGTAAAGGATACTATTTCGCCGTCCACTATCCTGCTCTTCACGTTCAGGAGCATTTTATCGACGGAATTCAGCCTGTACTCCAGAACATAGACGCGCGGCAGATCGTCGAAATCAGCGGAAGTCAGGAGGTGAGCCGTGAAGCGGCCTGAGCTGTCGTCCAGGAATACTGGCAGGCCATAGGCGATATTCTGCTTCTTGCCGTTCTTGTCCTGGATGTAGCAGCAAAATCCGGTGACATCGCTGGCCTTGAGAAATGTATTGTTGGCAATGCCTGTGATGATCTTGCTGGCCAGGCTGCCATTGCCTGTACCATGGGTTCCGAAGCAGCCTGTGGCTGCCAGAAAAACTGCAATAAAGCTGCCGATCAGGACTATGCTCAGCAATGTCCTTCTCATGTTTTTCCCGGATAGATTTTTCGGCATCTGAAGTTCTCCTTATTGTTAATTTGTTTTTTGAATCTGTGTTCAATAATTTACAAAAAAACCGGTGATGTTTCAATTTTTTAGGCTGATAAAGTTCATTT is part of the Candidatus Wallbacteria bacterium genome and harbors:
- a CDS encoding Ig-like domain-containing protein, whose product is MPKNLSGKNMRRTLLSIVLIGSFIAVFLAATGCFGTHGTGNGSLASKIITGIANNTFLKASDVTGFCCYIQDKNGKKQNIAYGLPVFLDDSSGRFTAHLLTSADFDDLPRVYVLEYRLNSVDKMLLNVKSRIVDGEIVSFTLPTTIASMSLLNTGAGITGSDLSKATTIHGMVSIIADKLEGSNFNQATINIPAVSQAQATVADRLGFTTSDLDSATAANTATGLADICALHSLTNETLMDEVAKIAVPTTTYNVATITGNATIDTTKDTFTSLTNNNSVVADSELYPTFTISAINDTVVTMGANNNGVVTLTGSPTFRIPQSETVATPVFCATFTALSKNFTTPLRVVFYDAGSSATIELSDLSYVLNDSSFTIPEEAKVSVNYRKNGATVSATYNNSEKGIFTASGNTVNLNMTAPMARTLFSTVNGMIANGSSYNYRLIFDLNLKVNGATYNELAGSLKAADPAQDTSEPMVVNVFPAADTTDVAVNSKISATFSEAMAAST